In Deltaproteobacteria bacterium IMCC39524, the genomic stretch TGTTCCCCAGCACCAAGATCCTGGACGATTTGAACTACAAGGCGATCATGATCGGTTTCCCGATGCTGACCCTAGGTATCATCACCGGCGCTGCCTGGGCCAACTATGCCTGGGGCACTTACTGGAGCTGGGACCCGAAAGAGACCTGGAGCCTGATCGTCTGGTTTATCTATGCTGCCTTCCTGCACGCCCGCTTTACCCGTGGCTGGGTGGGTCGTCGCGTGGCCTGGCTGTCGATCTTCGGCTTCGCCGCCACCATCTTCTGCTACCTTGGTGTGAACCTGGTGCTTTCCGGGCTACACTCTTACGGCGGTTAATTGGGACTATCCGGAGTCGTTGGGTGACCCTCATGCCGTGATGATGGTATTGGAATCTTGACGTTAATTTTCCAAAATCCTCGCGGGTAAATATTCGTATCAACAAGTTTGTCATCGGGGGATGGACATTGTGTTCTGTCCCCCGATTTAAGTTTGGTCTAACAAGGCAGAAAACTTGCATATGTGCAGAGGTTAGCTCTTTGTGTGCAATGCGGTTACGTGCTTTTCTTTAGCACCTTTGGCAAGTTAACCCCTGAAAAGTGAGCCTCTTAATTAGGGTATCTCACTGATTGGGTACCGTCAAAGGGCGATAATGATTGTTTGACTTCTTATAAGTTTATCCGGCTAATGGGAATTGATAAGAGATGCGTTTCGGACTGCTCTGCACCCTGACAATACTTCTATGTGCTTTGGCACGGCCTGGCTTTGCTGTCGAAACGGCAGGTAAAAGTTTTGTGCTTTGGGCCGGGTCAGGGTCAGCGGAGACTTGTCTGACCGCTGAATGTCACGCAGATCTTGGTCGAGCGAAATATGTCCATGCGCCGGTTGCCGAAGGTGATTGCCTGATTTGTCACGGCACGACGGATCAGCCACATCCCGGCGCGGGTTCCATCGTCTTGCTTGAAGAGGAGCCAGGTCTCTGTTTTCAGTGTCATGAAAACCCGGCGGCGGGGATGGCCTATCCCCATTCCGCCGTTGCCGAAGGTTGTACCGGTTGCCATAGCCCGCACCAGGGAGGGTTGCCGCAGCTCGTTGTTCAATCAGGCGGCCAGCTCTGCCTGCTTTGCCATGAAGACGTCGATGATGGTAAATATATTCACGGGCCGGTCAGGGCGATGAACTGCAAGATGTGTCACGGCATTCATGGCGGAGATAACCTTGCCATGTTGAATCAGCCAGGCAATGGTAATTGTCTGGGCTGTCACTCCGGTATCCAGGCCATCATGGATAATGCGGTTTCCCAGCATGAGCCGGTCGTTAATGGTTTTTGCTGGGATTGCCATACGCCACATGCCTCAGAATATAGGCCTTTTTTGCAGGAGTATTACCCTGAAGAGTTTTACACGTCTTACAAAAAAGAGAACTTTGGGCTCTGCTTTCGCTGTCACGACGAGACGGCCTTCACTTACGAGCTCACTTCGGAGGCGACCGCGTTTCGTAACCATAATGACAACCTGCACTATTTTCATGTTAACAGGAAAAGTAAGGGTAGGGTTTGTAAGGCGTGCCATGGTGTTCATGGTGCCGTTCAGGATAAGCTCTTGGTGGCGAAGTCCCCAGGGTTTGGCCGCTGGGCCATTCCTCTAACCTGGATTAGTGATGGTGAACGTTCGACCTGCTATGTCGGATGCCATAATCCCAAAACGTATATTCGAAACAAGAAATTCGGTAATCTATGAGTGTCGAAAAAAACTTTAAATGTCTCAGCTGTTTGCTCTTTTACGGCTTACTTGCGAGTCTCTTGCTCGCGGGTTGTGCTCCTGTAGAAGGGGTAGTAAAGCAAAGGTTCTTTTGGCCTCTTCCTGTGGATGGGGTTGAGCCAAAAATCGAGTACCTCGGTTTTTATCAGTCGGATAAAGATCTGGAAGTTCATGGGCCAGGATGGGTCGAGTCTGCGGTTCTGGGTGAATATCCCCCGTTTGAACTGTTTCAGTCACCTTATTATATTGCTACCCTCACAGGGGGGCGACTTGCGGTTTCAGACACGGTTGCGCGTAAGGTGAAAATTCTTGATCTGAAAAAAGGGGTCGTTCGTGAGCTCATGGGCAACGAAGGTTCGCCCTTTGCTTTTTCCCTGCCTATGGGTGTCGTTGGTGATGAGTCGGGGGCTGTTCTCGTGGTTGACTCACTGAGGGGGGAAATTTTCAAGTTTGGTGCTGACGAAAAGTATGTCGAGACTTTTGGCGGCAAATCAATTCTTGGACATCCGCTCGGCATCTCATTGGATGAACGAGGCAAGCGGTTCTGTGTGACTGATGTCGTGGAGCATAACATCGCTTTTTTTGATCTATGGGGAAATCTGCTTTACAAGATTGGCGAGCGGGGAGCAGGCCCTGGCCAGTTTAACTTCCCAACGGATGTTAGCTTTGACGAAGCAGGCAATGTCTTTGTGCTTGATGCCCTGAATTACAGGGTGCAGGTGCTTGATGACGCCTTGCAGTTTAAGCGTGAATTCGGGGAGCTGGGTACCGCCGCGGGTTCGTTCCGTTTGCCAAAAGGGTTGGCCGTGAGTCCTCACGGTCAGGTATACATCACAGATGGCCTTGCTCATAAGGTTGTAGTGTTTGACCACCAGGGCGCTTTTTTGCTCAGCCTTGGGGATAAAACATACTCACGGCAAAGTGGTGAGATAACTCCGGGTGGTTTTTTTGCACCGCGTGGTGTTGCCGTCGATGCAGCAGGCGAGGTTCTGGTCGTTGACGGGATCAACAGAATGGTGCAGCGCTTTCAATATTTGACAGAAGACTATCTCCAGGGGCATCCGGTTCGTGATGAGGAGATTTATTTGCCTCCGGCCTTAAGGCAGCAACCGCGTACCCCCTTTGCCCCGGTGTCAAGTCCATCGGAGAAAAGTAATGACTAACTTCTTGAAGCCTGCGATGCTGCTTATCTTTCTGCTGTCCTTGATGGGAGACTTTTCCAGAGTCTGGGCCCTGGAGATTCTTTATCCCCGGGATGGCACCTATGTCACCAAATCCAATTATTTGATTATACAGGGCGGTGGGGAACAGCTTCTTGACGGCATGCTGATTGAGATCGATGGTGTCAGGAGTGACCTGATCGATTTGAGCCCTGATGCGTATCGAAGCCTTTATGCGGATAAGCTGGTGGTCGAGCCCCTCTTTGATCCAGGAGAAAATAAAATTACCGTCGAGGGTTATCTTCAGGGCAAAAAAGTGGCGTCTTCCAATGCCAGCGTTTATTATCTTGCTGATGAGACCGAGTCCCCGCCGACTGGCTACCGCAGGGAAATTTTTCATCTGGCAGAGCGAGAGGACGTCTGTGCAGCTTGTCATAATATGCAGCCCTCTGTAAATCAACTGCAAAACCCGACTATAAATAATCCTTGTGCCAGTTGTCATGCGCGAATGCTGGCGAAAGCTCATGTCCATGGACCTGCGGGTGTTTATGATTGTTCCTACTGCCATGATGCGGAGAGCCGGCCGGCAAAGTACGCTCTTAGACTTGATGAAGGGGCCCTGTGCCTGGAGTGTCATGAAGAACAGCGTTCGCTGCCCCTGTTGCATGGGCCTGTTGATGCTTCGATGTGTGTCATCTGTCACGATCCTCATGCCAGTGATCACCCTGCACAGTTGACCTCAGAATTGAACCAGGGTTGTCTGGAGTGTCATGCAAGTTTGATCGGTAAGCCACATGTGGCAAGCGGTATGAGCTCTTCT encodes the following:
- a CDS encoding 6-bladed beta-propeller translates to MSVEKNFKCLSCLLFYGLLASLLLAGCAPVEGVVKQRFFWPLPVDGVEPKIEYLGFYQSDKDLEVHGPGWVESAVLGEYPPFELFQSPYYIATLTGGRLAVSDTVARKVKILDLKKGVVRELMGNEGSPFAFSLPMGVVGDESGAVLVVDSLRGEIFKFGADEKYVETFGGKSILGHPLGISLDERGKRFCVTDVVEHNIAFFDLWGNLLYKIGERGAGPGQFNFPTDVSFDEAGNVFVLDALNYRVQVLDDALQFKREFGELGTAAGSFRLPKGLAVSPHGQVYITDGLAHKVVVFDHQGAFLLSLGDKTYSRQSGEITPGGFFAPRGVAVDAAGEVLVVDGINRMVQRFQYLTEDYLQGHPVRDEEIYLPPALRQQPRTPFAPVSSPSEKSND
- the ccsA gene encoding cytochrome c biogenesis protein CcsA; translated protein: FPSTKILDDLNYKAIMIGFPMLTLGIITGAAWANYAWGTYWSWDPKETWSLIVWFIYAAFLHARFTRGWVGRRVAWLSIFGFAATIFCYLGVNLVLSGLHSYGG
- a CDS encoding cytochrome c3 family protein, which produces MTNFLKPAMLLIFLLSLMGDFSRVWALEILYPRDGTYVTKSNYLIIQGGGEQLLDGMLIEIDGVRSDLIDLSPDAYRSLYADKLVVEPLFDPGENKITVEGYLQGKKVASSNASVYYLADETESPPTGYRREIFHLAEREDVCAACHNMQPSVNQLQNPTINNPCASCHARMLAKAHVHGPAGVYDCSYCHDAESRPAKYALRLDEGALCLECHEEQRSLPLLHGPVDASMCVICHDPHASDHPAQLTSELNQGCLECHASLIGKPHVASGMSSSRAHPLQGPENPREPQKKLNCSSCHNPHGGAYAKYFVGDVQSPMQLCAECHRK
- a CDS encoding cytochrome c3 family protein, translated to MRFGLLCTLTILLCALARPGFAVETAGKSFVLWAGSGSAETCLTAECHADLGRAKYVHAPVAEGDCLICHGTTDQPHPGAGSIVLLEEEPGLCFQCHENPAAGMAYPHSAVAEGCTGCHSPHQGGLPQLVVQSGGQLCLLCHEDVDDGKYIHGPVRAMNCKMCHGIHGGDNLAMLNQPGNGNCLGCHSGIQAIMDNAVSQHEPVVNGFCWDCHTPHASEYRPFLQEYYPEEFYTSYKKENFGLCFRCHDETAFTYELTSEATAFRNHNDNLHYFHVNRKSKGRVCKACHGVHGAVQDKLLVAKSPGFGRWAIPLTWISDGERSTCYVGCHNPKTYIRNKKFGNL